One Carboxydothermus pertinax genomic window carries:
- a CDS encoding alpha/beta-type small acid-soluble spore protein, giving the protein MARNEIVVPNAKAALEQFKWETAREVGLNIQPGAYGGDIPAKQWGRLGGNMVKKLIQQAESQLSGQFPTP; this is encoded by the coding sequence ATGGCCCGGAACGAAATAGTAGTACCCAATGCGAAAGCAGCTTTGGAGCAGTTTAAATGGGAGACAGCTCGGGAAGTGGGTCTTAATATCCAGCCCGGAGCTTATGGTGGAGACATCCCAGCAAAACAGTGGGGCAGATTAGGTGGTAATATGGTTAAGAAACTTATCCAACAAGCGGAATCTCAGCTAAGCGGACAGTTTCCCACCCCTTAA
- the yfcE gene encoding phosphodiesterase translates to MAIGIVSDLHGSLAAFVKAYDYLKHTDYLILAGDILYHGPRNPLPEGYDPKGLANFLNKLQQKIFVVRGNCDAEVDETLLGFPLLSPFFLTEYLGKKILTVHDLNKLNEKYFNFANIIIHGHTHIWQLEKFPDYIILNPGSISLPKGKDPIPTVAIIDQELKIIDINTGNVVKNLALE, encoded by the coding sequence TTGGCAATTGGAATAGTTAGTGACCTTCATGGAAGTCTGGCGGCTTTCGTCAAAGCTTATGATTACCTTAAGCATACGGATTATCTTATTTTAGCGGGGGATATTTTATACCATGGACCAAGAAATCCTTTACCCGAAGGATATGACCCGAAAGGATTGGCAAATTTTTTAAACAAGCTTCAACAAAAGATATTTGTAGTTCGGGGAAATTGTGATGCCGAGGTAGATGAGACCTTATTAGGATTTCCATTGCTCTCGCCGTTTTTTTTAACCGAGTATCTGGGTAAGAAGATCTTAACTGTTCACGATTTAAATAAGTTAAATGAAAAATATTTTAACTTTGCCAATATTATTATTCATGGGCATACCCATATCTGGCAATTAGAAAAGTTCCCTGATTATATAATTTTAAATCCTGGCTCTATTTCCCTACCTAAAGGAAAGGACCCAATACCTACTGTAGCAATTATAGACCAGGAATTAAAAATTATTGATATAAATACTGGAAACGTCGTAAAAAATTTGGCTCTGGAGTAG
- the coaD gene encoding pantetheine-phosphate adenylyltransferase, protein MRIAVYPGSFDPITNGHLDIIERAAELFDRLIVAIARNPVKNPLFTLDERLEMLRETLKYYPNIEIDSFEGLTVNYLKRKNAQVIIRGLRAISDFENEFMMALTNKKLVPWAETIFLMTKAEYSFISSSAVKEVAMYGGCLKGLVPEYVELKLKEKFNKEGC, encoded by the coding sequence TTGCGAATTGCAGTTTATCCGGGAAGTTTTGACCCAATTACTAATGGCCATTTAGATATCATTGAGAGAGCAGCTGAGCTTTTTGACCGCCTAATTGTGGCCATTGCTAGAAATCCTGTTAAAAATCCGTTATTTACCTTAGATGAGCGTTTAGAAATGTTAAGAGAGACATTAAAGTATTACCCTAATATTGAAATTGATAGTTTTGAGGGTCTTACAGTGAATTACCTAAAAAGGAAGAATGCTCAAGTGATTATTCGTGGTCTTAGAGCTATTTCTGATTTTGAGAACGAATTTATGATGGCCCTAACCAATAAAAAACTGGTGCCTTGGGCGGAAACAATCTTTTTAATGACAAAAGCGGAATATTCCTTTATTAGTTCCAGTGCTGTAAAAGAAGTTGCCATGTATGGTGGATGTTTAAAAGGATTAGTACCAGAATATGTTGAATTAAAATTAAAGGAAAAATTTAATAAGGAAGGGTGTTAA
- a CDS encoding YkgJ family cysteine cluster protein: protein MEKVVIVPKIIENRQGYTIKVAPTATINDYLIEIEKLVEATEFYRESGTKTCLNCIKCCYERIPLTNIDVLNLQRSLFKKEGVSYDLLNFLRHFTDIFIKGLEIDIILKRKENGACIFLNEKEKKCDVYPVRPFVCRSFYCIPTTFNTELIRLGIVNLGEDALVRQYLLYLEESNTPPFWTLAKKPNLKISFYPENIFWNKKNYDIKIKKILEILK, encoded by the coding sequence ATGGAAAAAGTAGTAATTGTACCAAAAATTATAGAAAATCGCCAAGGATATACAATAAAAGTGGCACCAACAGCTACGATTAACGATTACCTTATAGAAATAGAGAAACTTGTAGAAGCCACGGAATTTTACCGTGAATCAGGAACTAAAACTTGTCTTAATTGCATTAAATGCTGTTATGAAAGGATTCCCTTAACTAATATCGATGTCTTAAACCTACAAAGAAGTCTTTTTAAAAAAGAAGGGGTAAGTTATGACCTACTTAATTTTTTAAGACATTTTACGGATATATTTATTAAAGGTTTAGAAATTGATATAATTTTAAAAAGGAAAGAAAACGGAGCATGTATATTTTTAAATGAAAAAGAGAAAAAATGTGACGTTTATCCTGTAAGACCTTTTGTTTGCCGCAGCTTTTATTGTATTCCAACCACTTTTAATACAGAATTAATTCGCTTAGGTATTGTTAATTTAGGAGAAGATGCCTTAGTTCGTCAATACTTATTGTATTTGGAAGAGTCGAATACTCCACCTTTTTGGACTTTGGCTAAAAAACCAAATTTAAAAATAAGTTTTTATCCAGAAAATATCTTTTGGAATAAAAAAAATTATGATATCAAGATAAAAAAAATTTTGGAGATATTAAAATAA
- a CDS encoding alpha/beta-type small acid-soluble spore protein, giving the protein MARNEVVVPQAKQALEQLKWETAREVGVNVQPGTYGGDIPAKQWGKLGGNMVKKLIQQAEQQLSGKA; this is encoded by the coding sequence ATGGCACGCAATGAAGTGGTAGTACCACAAGCTAAACAGGCTTTGGAACAATTAAAATGGGAAACCGCCAGAGAAGTTGGAGTTAATGTTCAGCCCGGAACTTATGGTGGAGATATCCCAGCAAAACAATGGGGAAAATTAGGCGGCAATATGGTTAAAAAGTTAATTCAACAGGCGGAACAACAACTTTCAGGAAAAGCCTAA
- the ribH gene encoding 6,7-dimethyl-8-ribityllumazine synthase: MQVLEGKLIGKGLKVGIIVSRFNEFITQKLLAGALDCLTRHEVESNNIDVIWVPGAFEIPLAAKKAVFKDYDAVICLGAVIRGATPHFDYVAAEVTKGIAAVGLESGKPVIFGVLTTDTIEQAIERAGTKAGNKGWEAALAAIEMANLFKKI; the protein is encoded by the coding sequence ATGCAAGTACTTGAAGGTAAACTAATAGGGAAAGGGTTGAAAGTAGGGATAATTGTCAGCCGTTTTAATGAATTTATTACCCAAAAGCTTTTGGCGGGGGCTTTAGATTGCCTTACCCGGCATGAAGTGGAAAGCAATAATATTGATGTAATCTGGGTTCCAGGTGCTTTTGAAATTCCTTTGGCTGCTAAAAAAGCTGTTTTTAAAGATTATGATGCAGTGATTTGTTTAGGAGCGGTAATCCGGGGGGCAACTCCTCACTTTGATTATGTTGCCGCTGAAGTCACTAAAGGAATTGCAGCTGTAGGATTAGAAAGTGGCAAGCCGGTTATTTTTGGGGTTTTAACTACCGATACCATAGAGCAAGCTATAGAAAGAGCTGGAACAAAAGCAGGCAATAAAGGTTGGGAAGCAGCTTTAGCTGCAATTGAAATGGCTAATTTATTTAAGAAAATCTAA
- the rsmD gene encoding 16S rRNA (guanine(966)-N(2))-methyltransferase RsmD: protein MRIITGEARGRKLIAPKGLKTRPTSDRVKESLFNILGSKVFDTMVLDGFAGTGNLGLEALSRGAKFSYFIEPDREAFRCLCQNINNLGYKEKAKAIRGDIFKILPKLKVKFDLIFLDPPYGKGYEQKAITEILRLNLLKENGIIVVETATKNGLCLNYENLLLVREAIYGSTVLGFYHLQ, encoded by the coding sequence ATGCGCATTATAACAGGGGAAGCACGGGGGCGAAAATTAATTGCTCCCAAGGGATTAAAGACTAGGCCAACTTCCGATCGGGTTAAAGAGTCCCTTTTTAACATTTTAGGTTCAAAGGTTTTTGATACCATGGTTCTTGATGGCTTTGCTGGAACAGGAAATCTTGGTTTGGAGGCCTTAAGTCGAGGAGCGAAATTTTCTTATTTTATTGAACCGGATAGAGAGGCTTTTCGTTGCTTATGTCAAAATATCAATAATTTAGGTTATAAAGAGAAGGCTAAAGCTATCAGGGGAGATATTTTTAAAATTTTGCCAAAACTTAAAGTGAAGTTTGACTTAATTTTTTTAGACCCGCCTTATGGTAAAGGGTATGAGCAAAAGGCAATTACTGAGATTTTAAGACTTAATCTTTTAAAGGAGAACGGGATAATTGTTGTGGAAACGGCGACTAAAAATGGTTTATGTTTAAATTATGAAAACCTTTTATTGGTTCGGGAAGCGATTTATGGTAGTACTGTTTTAGGTTTCTATCATCTGCAGTGA
- the recG gene encoding ATP-dependent DNA helicase RecG, with protein MLKYIHVKDIKKTKVFQVSREFLRGFGMDIPVQYLKGVGPQKAKLLQKLKIETIKDLIFYFPKRYEDRSFLKKVSELKSDEITTVLGKIVEVKEITPKTKLKILKVGISDDSGIAYGCFFNQSYLKKIFTLGKKVYFYGKVEKRFFETNINVYEYEFWEEEAIHTNRLVPIYSVTENLSPKVLRQIIKNALDKHLEEINEPLPLDILKKYGLPEITTALLNLHFPESLELAELARRRMVFEEFLMFFLAIGKFKENLEKRPGISIIGNGELEKSFLSLLPFKLTPAQEKVWNEIKEDLAANKPMNRLVQGDVGSGKTILAALALVKAVEAGFQGALMAPTEILAEQHYLNLNRLFTPIGIKVVLLSGSLSPRKREAVYQAIKNGYADVVIGTHALIQDGVTFKNLGVAIVDEQHRFGVDQRSSLMQKGLFVNQLVMSATPIPRTLALTIYGDLDVSVVDTLPAGRKPIRTYWISSQDKGKAYAFLLKQVAEGRQGYVVCPLVEESDKLQVEAVTKLYEFLTKKFPQYSWGLMHGRLKASEKEEVMENFRKNKIQILVSTTVIEVGVDVPNANVIIIEDAWRFGLAQLHQIRGRVGRGEHQSYCFLLGNPKNQEGIVRMKIMEKYNDGFKIAEEDLKLRGPGELAGTRQSGTWEFKLADIVRDQSLLFLAKKEADYILKNEENYQEIVNLALKKYQDKISLLQKN; from the coding sequence ATGCTAAAATATATACATGTAAAAGATATCAAAAAGACGAAGGTTTTTCAAGTATCAAGAGAATTTTTAAGGGGATTTGGTATGGATATTCCTGTTCAATATTTAAAAGGTGTAGGGCCACAAAAAGCAAAACTTTTGCAAAAATTAAAGATTGAAACAATAAAAGATTTAATTTTTTATTTTCCTAAGCGTTATGAAGATCGGAGTTTTTTAAAGAAAGTCAGTGAACTTAAAAGTGATGAAATTACTACTGTTTTAGGGAAAATAGTTGAAGTTAAAGAAATAACTCCTAAAACTAAGTTAAAGATATTAAAAGTTGGTATAAGCGATGATTCGGGTATAGCGTATGGTTGCTTTTTTAACCAATCTTATTTGAAAAAAATTTTTACCCTGGGTAAAAAAGTATATTTTTATGGAAAAGTTGAAAAAAGGTTTTTTGAAACCAATATCAATGTTTATGAGTATGAGTTTTGGGAAGAAGAAGCAATTCATACTAACCGCTTGGTTCCAATTTATTCAGTTACTGAAAACCTATCACCCAAAGTTTTGCGCCAAATAATAAAAAATGCCCTTGATAAACATCTTGAGGAAATTAATGAACCATTACCACTAGATATCTTAAAAAAGTATGGTTTACCTGAAATAACAACTGCCTTATTAAATCTCCATTTTCCTGAAAGTTTGGAACTAGCAGAGTTGGCCCGGCGGCGAATGGTTTTTGAGGAGTTTTTAATGTTTTTTTTAGCCATCGGCAAATTTAAAGAAAATCTTGAAAAACGGCCCGGAATATCAATTATTGGTAATGGAGAGTTGGAAAAAAGTTTTTTAAGTTTACTTCCTTTTAAACTCACTCCAGCTCAAGAAAAGGTCTGGAATGAAATAAAAGAGGATTTGGCAGCAAATAAACCAATGAATCGTTTGGTTCAGGGAGATGTAGGTAGTGGCAAAACAATTTTAGCGGCGCTGGCATTGGTGAAAGCGGTAGAAGCAGGTTTTCAAGGAGCTTTAATGGCTCCCACGGAAATATTAGCTGAACAGCACTATTTAAATTTAAATCGTCTTTTTACACCTATAGGAATTAAAGTTGTTTTACTTTCTGGGAGCTTATCCCCACGGAAAAGAGAGGCAGTTTACCAGGCTATCAAAAATGGCTATGCGGATGTGGTTATTGGAACTCATGCCTTAATCCAAGACGGTGTTACTTTTAAAAATCTTGGTGTCGCAATAGTTGATGAACAACACCGGTTTGGAGTAGACCAACGGAGTAGCCTTATGCAAAAGGGTCTTTTTGTTAATCAATTAGTTATGTCTGCAACCCCAATTCCCCGTACCCTGGCCTTAACTATTTATGGCGATTTGGATGTATCTGTGGTTGATACTTTGCCTGCAGGTCGAAAGCCAATTAGGACTTACTGGATTTCTTCACAAGATAAGGGTAAAGCTTATGCTTTTTTATTAAAACAAGTAGCTGAAGGTCGACAGGGGTACGTGGTTTGTCCTTTGGTCGAAGAGTCAGATAAACTTCAAGTAGAGGCAGTTACCAAACTTTATGAATTTTTAACTAAAAAATTTCCTCAGTATTCCTGGGGACTGATGCATGGGAGATTAAAGGCATCAGAAAAAGAAGAGGTTATGGAAAATTTTCGTAAAAATAAAATTCAAATTCTGGTTTCGACTACGGTTATTGAGGTTGGGGTGGATGTTCCTAATGCTAATGTAATTATTATTGAAGATGCCTGGCGTTTTGGGCTGGCTCAACTTCACCAAATTCGTGGAAGGGTTGGCCGTGGAGAGCATCAATCTTATTGCTTTCTTTTAGGTAACCCGAAAAATCAGGAAGGTATTGTTCGCATGAAGATTATGGAAAAATACAATGACGGGTTTAAAATTGCTGAAGAAGACCTTAAATTAAGAGGTCCCGGGGAATTGGCAGGAACTCGTCAGTCTGGTACCTGGGAGTTTAAACTTGCCGATATCGTTCGTGATCAATCCCTGTTGTTTTTAGCGAAAAAGGAAGCGGATTACATCCTTAAAAATGAAGAAAATTATCAAGAGATTGTAAATTTGGCATTAAAAAAATATCAAGATAAAATAAGTTTATTACAAAAAAATTGA
- the pta gene encoding phosphate acetyltransferase has product MLNFIEKVKSTAREFQRTIILPESKDDRVIKAAGEIIKQQLAKIILLGNEKEIAERAKNLNVNLDGVVVVNPLTDSRRDRYANLLYEVRKSKGMTLDKAYELLNNPLYFATLMVKAEDADGLVAGSLSPTPDVLRPALQIIKTKPEFSVVSGAFIMVIPNPQFGEHGIMLFADCAVNPDPNPQQLAEIAIASAMTAQKLLGITPYVGLLSFSTKGSAEHELVEKVREAVRIANALRPDLKIEGELQVDAAIVPAVGAQKAPGSEVAGRANVLIFPDLQSGNIGYKLAQRMSGGEAIGPILQGMAKPVNDLSRGCSVDEIVNLTAITAVQSYYGI; this is encoded by the coding sequence ATGTTAAATTTTATTGAAAAAGTTAAAAGTACGGCCCGGGAGTTTCAAAGGACTATTATCTTGCCCGAAAGTAAAGACGACCGGGTAATAAAAGCTGCTGGGGAAATAATTAAGCAACAATTAGCTAAAATAATTTTATTAGGGAATGAAAAAGAAATTGCTGAAAGGGCTAAAAATTTAAATGTTAATTTAGATGGGGTGGTGGTTGTTAACCCCCTAACCGATAGCCGGCGCGATAGATATGCCAATCTTTTATATGAAGTAAGAAAAAGTAAAGGAATGACTCTTGATAAAGCATACGAATTGCTAAATAATCCCCTTTATTTTGCCACATTAATGGTTAAGGCTGAAGATGCCGATGGTTTAGTTGCAGGGTCTTTAAGCCCGACTCCTGATGTTTTGCGTCCGGCCTTACAAATAATAAAAACTAAACCAGAGTTCTCCGTTGTTTCTGGTGCCTTTATTATGGTTATTCCCAATCCCCAGTTTGGAGAACATGGAATAATGCTTTTTGCCGATTGTGCGGTCAACCCTGATCCCAATCCCCAGCAACTGGCTGAAATTGCTATTGCCTCGGCTATGACTGCGCAAAAGCTTTTAGGGATTACTCCTTATGTTGGTTTACTTTCCTTTTCAACCAAAGGTAGTGCGGAACACGAATTAGTGGAAAAGGTACGGGAAGCAGTACGTATCGCCAATGCTTTAAGACCTGATTTAAAAATTGAGGGAGAACTGCAAGTTGATGCGGCAATCGTCCCTGCTGTAGGAGCCCAAAAAGCTCCGGGGAGTGAAGTGGCAGGTAGAGCCAATGTCCTAATTTTCCCTGATCTACAATCCGGCAATATCGGTTACAAACTTGCCCAAAGAATGTCTGGCGGAGAAGCAATTGGACCGATACTGCAGGGAATGGCTAAACCGGTAAATGACTTATCTCGAGGTTGCAGTGTTGATGAAATTGTTAATTTAACTGCAATAACGGCAGTTCAATCTTATTACGGTATTTAA
- the ylbJ gene encoding sporulation integral membrane protein YlbJ, with the protein MWVFLNRSKTCFLFLFFIVFILNPIAVYQGAKAGVELWLNIIIPTLLPFFIVAELLNKNNVFLQLSKIFEFILRPLFNVPGVATLPIIMGFTSGFPVGSVVVANLRDQRLITQEEGERLLAFTNNVSPLFLLSTVGIALLSNPAFGFFLLIGQYSASLLIGVVLGIAARREKIMIKNNFKIINSYHYLPFGKVLQEAIESAFSKIFLVGGFIIFFAVLISLVEKIFLPASNFSTALLAGFLEISNGVKKIAELNLTPLLKLILMSFILSFGGLSVFAQILAIISKTDLTAKMYLKTRPFHGLISTFITALLYYNLTIPVNSINLDVTFNFPSLIKHSLLLAFTIYLIFYLFALITKKTTF; encoded by the coding sequence TTGTGGGTTTTTTTAAACCGAAGTAAAACCTGCTTTTTATTTCTGTTTTTCATTGTTTTTATTTTAAATCCCATTGCAGTATATCAAGGCGCCAAAGCTGGCGTCGAATTATGGCTAAATATCATTATACCAACCTTACTGCCCTTTTTTATTGTTGCCGAACTTTTAAATAAAAACAATGTATTTTTACAGCTTAGCAAAATTTTTGAATTTATCTTACGTCCCCTTTTTAATGTTCCTGGGGTCGCAACATTACCAATCATTATGGGTTTTACCTCAGGTTTTCCTGTTGGTAGTGTTGTGGTGGCTAATTTAAGAGACCAAAGATTAATTACCCAGGAAGAAGGCGAGCGACTTCTTGCTTTTACCAATAATGTTAGCCCTTTATTTCTCTTATCCACTGTAGGTATTGCATTGCTAAGCAATCCAGCATTCGGCTTTTTCCTTTTAATTGGCCAATATTCGGCAAGTTTATTAATCGGAGTAGTACTTGGTATTGCTGCCCGCCGAGAAAAGATTATGATAAAAAATAACTTTAAAATAATAAATTCTTATCATTATCTTCCTTTTGGAAAAGTACTCCAGGAAGCAATTGAATCAGCTTTTAGCAAAATTTTTCTAGTTGGAGGCTTTATTATTTTCTTTGCTGTTCTGATTTCACTGGTAGAAAAAATTTTTCTCCCTGCCTCTAACTTTAGTACTGCCCTTTTAGCCGGGTTCTTAGAAATATCTAACGGAGTAAAAAAAATAGCAGAGTTAAATCTAACTCCGCTTTTAAAACTCATTTTAATGAGTTTTATTTTAAGTTTTGGTGGTCTTTCAGTTTTTGCCCAAATTTTAGCTATCATCTCAAAAACCGATTTAACAGCAAAAATGTATCTTAAAACAAGACCCTTTCATGGTCTAATAAGTACATTTATTACCGCTTTGCTTTATTACAATCTCACCATTCCTGTTAATAGTATAAATTTGGATGTAACCTTCAATTTTCCAAGCCTTATAAAGCATTCCTTGCTTTTAGCATTTACAATTTATTTGATTTTTTATCTTTTTGCTCTAATTACAAAAAAAACTACTTTTTAA
- the gpr gene encoding GPR endopeptidase, whose product MKFLNSLGLTIDLAIEAHELLRGEAGIEISGVKVIKDKKDNFELTRVEILNEHGAAQMQRPIGKYITIDAPILRSQNKSIHKEIMLILSEELKSLLPLDNNRPILIVGLGNWHATPDALGPKVVDYVLVTRHLFNLNNNSLTQGFRNVAAISPGVLGITGIETVEIIKGIVDKINPSLVIAVDALAAANVERICSSIQLADTGISPGSGIGNRRPGLNKEVLGVPVIAIGCPTVVNAAIIAKNTIEMFLNKFTSSKQFYQFLKTYQEGIATLVREVLEPYSNTLTVTPKEIDVLILNLAKVIAGGITLALHESVKPENVDMYLN is encoded by the coding sequence ATGAAATTCCTTAATTCTTTAGGCCTTACAATTGATTTGGCCATAGAAGCCCATGAACTTTTAAGAGGAGAAGCAGGTATTGAAATCTCTGGGGTAAAAGTAATAAAAGACAAAAAAGATAATTTCGAATTAACCAGGGTTGAAATTTTAAATGAGCACGGCGCAGCACAAATGCAAAGGCCTATTGGTAAATATATCACCATTGACGCTCCTATACTACGAAGTCAAAATAAATCAATTCATAAGGAAATTATGTTGATTTTATCCGAAGAATTAAAAAGTCTTTTACCCTTAGATAATAATCGTCCTATTTTAATAGTTGGCCTTGGAAATTGGCATGCAACTCCAGACGCCCTGGGACCTAAAGTAGTGGATTATGTTCTGGTTACCCGTCACCTTTTTAACCTAAATAACAACTCCCTCACTCAAGGTTTTAGAAACGTTGCCGCTATCTCTCCAGGAGTACTGGGAATTACTGGTATTGAAACTGTAGAAATAATAAAAGGAATTGTAGATAAAATAAACCCATCGTTAGTAATTGCAGTTGATGCTCTTGCTGCAGCCAATGTGGAAAGAATTTGTTCCTCCATCCAGTTGGCCGATACCGGTATTTCCCCTGGTTCGGGAATTGGCAACCGGCGCCCTGGATTAAATAAGGAAGTCTTAGGAGTACCTGTAATTGCTATTGGTTGTCCCACAGTAGTGAACGCTGCAATAATTGCTAAAAACACGATAGAAATGTTTTTAAACAAATTTACCTCGTCAAAACAATTTTATCAGTTTTTAAAGACCTATCAAGAAGGTATAGCGACCCTTGTCCGGGAGGTTTTGGAACCCTATTCTAATACTCTTACGGTTACCCCAAAAGAAATTGATGTCTTAATTTTAAATTTAGCAAAAGTAATTGCCGGTGGTATTACGTTAGCCCTGCACGAGAGCGTTAAACCGGAAAATGTTGATATGTATCTAAACTAA
- the hslO gene encoding Hsp33 family molecular chaperone HslO, producing MSDYLVKGMAGDFLRFTGVISQNTVEEARARHNLSHLATAALGRALTATVILASDLKNPDDLLTLRIFGDGPLGGIICSAGKDGTVRGYLLNPEVELPLNQSQKLDVGGGVGRGYLHVTKDLGLKEPYTGTVELLSGEIAEDIAYYLYSSEQRPNVFNLGVLVNPDGTVANAGGYLIEILPGAPEELINTVEENLAKQESLTRQLQKGKKIEEIIIDVVKPSKVEILETKPVSFECRCSKEKILPHLVGLSSEIEDEEKVEAVCHFCRKKYTFLGKEIKNYKEKTF from the coding sequence GTGAGTGATTATTTAGTAAAAGGAATGGCAGGAGATTTTTTACGGTTTACCGGAGTTATCAGCCAAAATACTGTGGAAGAGGCAAGAGCTCGGCACAACTTATCCCATCTTGCTACTGCCGCTTTAGGACGAGCCTTAACTGCAACCGTCATTTTAGCCTCGGACCTTAAAAATCCCGATGATTTATTAACTCTAAGAATATTTGGCGATGGTCCCCTTGGGGGTATCATTTGTTCAGCAGGAAAGGATGGTACGGTACGGGGATATTTATTAAATCCAGAGGTAGAGTTGCCTTTAAATCAGTCCCAAAAGCTGGATGTTGGTGGTGGTGTTGGCCGAGGATATTTACATGTTACTAAAGATTTAGGTTTAAAGGAACCGTATACTGGGACAGTAGAGTTACTGTCGGGAGAAATTGCTGAAGATATTGCTTATTACTTATACTCTTCTGAACAAAGACCCAATGTTTTTAATTTAGGGGTCTTAGTTAATCCCGATGGTACTGTGGCCAATGCCGGGGGTTATTTAATTGAAATATTGCCGGGGGCACCGGAAGAGCTAATAAATACAGTAGAGGAAAACTTGGCTAAACAGGAATCACTTACAAGACAATTGCAAAAGGGGAAAAAAATTGAAGAAATAATTATTGATGTGGTAAAACCGTCCAAGGTTGAAATTTTAGAGACAAAACCGGTTAGTTTTGAGTGCCGCTGTAGTAAAGAAAAAATATTACCCCATTTAGTAGGACTTAGCTCGGAAATAGAAGATGAGGAAAAGGTTGAGGCTGTTTGTCACTTTTGCCGAAAAAAATATACTTTTTTAGGAAAGGAAATAAAAAACTACAAGGAAAAAACATTTTAA
- the rpmB gene encoding 50S ribosomal protein L28 gives MSRSCEICGKGVVYGHQVSHSNIHSKRKWLPNLQKVKAIVNGTPKKITVCTSCLKSGKVQRA, from the coding sequence ATGTCCAGAAGTTGTGAAATTTGTGGAAAAGGCGTGGTCTACGGACACCAAGTTAGCCATTCCAATATTCACTCCAAAAGAAAATGGCTCCCCAATTTACAAAAAGTAAAAGCTATTGTAAATGGAACCCCGAAAAAAATCACTGTCTGTACTTCTTGTCTTAAGTCCGGCAAAGTACAGAGAGCGTAA